The genomic DNA CCCCAAAGGCGGCGGAGCAGCTACCTGCAACTCCATCCCTCCGGACTCCTCCGCCGCCGCCGGCCTCACCCCACCAGATATCTCGGCCGCTTGTCGCCTCGGCCCCCCAGGTGTCTCCACCGCCTGCAGCCTCAACCCCTAGTGCGTCTCCACCTGCGGCACCAAGCTCCCCGACGTCTTCGCCAACTGCGGCCTCGGCCGCCACCTGGGGTCTCAACCCCCGGACGTCTGCGCCGCCCGCGGCCCCAGCGCCACAGATCACTCCACCCCCTCCTGACCCCAGCCGACTGTACATGGTTCGGGTCGGTCCTGTGTCGGATCGCGAACTCGCCGCGACCATCACCAAGCAACTAGCGGCGGGAGGATTCTCGCAGACGAATGTCACCAGCCGGACGGGATATCGCGTGGTGTCCGAACCTCTCCCGCGGAGCATCGCCGATGGTGTCATCTCCACATTGGCGGGGCGCGGCTTCCACGGCCAAATCGAGCCGCTGGCCGGTGATACGGTCCAGTTGGTATTCGGCATCTTCAGCTCGCAGAAAGAGGCGGAAACCTTGTCCCAGCGGATCGCCGGGGCGGGATACGACGCATGGGTTCGTGAAGGAGTGATCTACACGCTGCAGCTCGGGCCGTATCCCCAATCTTCTGTGAGCACGATTACCGGAATCGTCAAATCCGCGGCCGCGGCCGCGGCGGTCACGGCGGATCCTGTGCCATGAAGGTCCTCGGCATCACGCTTTTGCTGGTCGGTGTCCTCGCAGCCAGGGTGATCGCGCAGGGAACGCTAGACGTTTCCACTCCTCCATCGGCCTCATCCTCGGCGCCCTTCCTGATCGTCCCCGGTCAAAGCATCGGACCCGTGCGGTTGGGGACGCCACTGCGGGGGGACCTGGTGCGGCTGGGGCCAGCGAAGGGGACCGCAAAGTTGGACGACGGGACCACGATGTACCGCTGGTACGAGCCGCCGAGCAATATCGGCATCGGCGTGCGAACCAATCAGAACGGCATGGTGCTCTGGGTGTGGGTCCTGAATGACGCGCGGTACAGTACCAAGGAAGGGCTGCACGTCGGGAGCAGTGAGGCGGAGATCAAGGCCGCCCTGGGCGTCCCCACCCGTGTCGAGGACGGTTCGCAGGCGAAGACCAGGACGCTGATTTACGAGGCGCTCGGATTGTGGCTCAATATTCAGCTCGATCGGCAGTTGAATTTTTTCAACACCGTCTTCGATATCGGAGTCATGGTCCCCGCGGCATCCGCGCCGCCCGCGGCCTCGGCCCCCCCGGCGTCCGCGCCGCCTGCGGCCTCGGCCGCCCCGGCGTCTCCGCCACCTGTGGCCTCGGCCTCACAGATCACTCCGCCCCCTCCTGACCCCAACCGTCTCTATATGGTTCGGGTCGGTCCGGTCTCGGATCGCGACCTCGCAGCAGCCATCACCAAACAACTGGTAGCCGGGGGATTCTCGCAGTCGAATGTCGCGAGCCGGACGGGATATCGCGTGGTGTCCGAACCCCTCCCGCGGAGCGTCGCCGAGGGCCTCGTCGCCACATTGGCCGGGCGAGGTTTCCACAGCCAAATCGAGCCGCTGGGCGGCGATACGGTTCAGTTGGTATTCGGCATCTTCAACTCGCAGAAAGAGGCGGAAACCTTGTCCCAGCGCATCGCCGCGGCCGGATACGACGCATGGGTGCGTGAAGGAGTAGTCTACACGCTGCAGCTCGGGCCGTATCCCCAATCTTCTGTGGATGCGATTACCGGAATCGTCAAGTCCGGTGCCCCGGGTGCGGCTGTGACCGCGGATCCCGTCCCTTAGTCCCTTAGCTCGGCCGCTCAGTGAACATGGCGCGCGGGCCGTCTGGCGGTGCCCGGACGTGATGCGCGTGTCAGGCGAAGGGTCACGTTTCTCGTAACGAGAATAGTAATCGCACTCGGATTGTGGGTCGCAGCTGATGGATGCCCGAGAGGAGGCACCGAATGCGCGGGGATGATCTGCTCGACGAGCACACCTACAACCAAGTGAGAGGCGACCAGTTCGTCCGCGAGCAGGCGAAGGGGGCGGGGCTGTCGCGTAGGCGCCTGCTCCAGATCCTGACCGCCGGAGCGGGTGCGGCGGCCGTGGGGGGCGTCGGGCTGCGTGCGGTCGACGCGCAGACCCCCACCGACCTTGTGGTCAAGCCGACTCCCCCGGAATTCTTCTACGACCTCGGCAGCAACAAGGAGATGCGCTGGGAGGTCATGTACACGCGGGGTTACGTCGTCCCGAACGAATTGTTTTTTGTCCGCGACCACAGCCGGAGCGCACGTCTCGACGCTGCGTCCTGGCGGCTACGGGTGGAGGGCTCCGGTGTGTCGAGCCCCCGGGAGTTCACGTACAATGAAATCCTTGCTCTGCCGTCGGTGTCGGTCATGCGGTTCGTAGAGTGCGCCGGAAACGGTCGGAGCTTCTTCGAGGCGCCGTACGGGAAGAAGGCGCAAGGCGGGCAGTGGAAGTTGGGAGCGGTTGGAGTGGCGGAGTGGACCGGGGTCCCTCTGCGTGAAGTGCTGGACCGGGCGGGGCTCAAGCGCACCGCCCAGGACGTGATGCCCGAGGGGCTGGATGAGCTGAAGGTGCGCCGGCCGATGCCCATCGCAAAAGCCCTCGCCGACGACACGCTTCTCGTGTACGCCATGAATGGGCAGACCCTCCCGCCGGACCACGGATTCCCCGTCCGGGTCCTGGTTCCCGGTTGGATCGGCGTGGCGAATATCAAGTGGGTAGGACGGATTGAGGTCTCGGAGCAGCCGTTGTCCTCCGCTTGGAATACCGAATCGTATATCCTGATCGGTCCTGGGTACCATCCAAACCCTCCGGCCAAAGGTCCGGTGCTCACTCTTCAGAACGTAAAAAGTGCGTTTGAGTTACCTTGGGATGCGGAACTCCCGGCCGGACGGCGTCTGCTGCGCGGGCGGTCCTGGTCGAGCCACGGGAAGATTGCCAAGGTGGAGGTCAGCTTGGATCGCGAGATCACCTGGCGGGAGGCGCGCCTGAGGGAGCCTAATATCGCGCAGGCCTGGGTACGGTGGGACCTGGATTGGGACGCGCGACCTGGCGGCTACAGCCTGCGGGCACGAGCGACAGACGAGCGGGGCAACAGGCAGCCGGCAACCGTC from bacterium includes the following:
- a CDS encoding SPOR domain-containing protein, whose amino-acid sequence is MKVLGITLLLVGVLAARVIAQGTLDVSTPPSASSSAPFLIVPGQSIGPVRLGTPLRGDLVRLGPAKGTAKLDDGTTMYRWYEPPSNIGIGVRTNQNGMVLWVWVLNDARYSTKEGLHVGSSEAEIKAALGVPTRVEDGSQAKTRTLIYEALGLWLNIQLDRQLNFFNTVFDIGVMVPAASAPPAASAPPASAPPAASAAPASPPPVASASQITPPPPDPNRLYMVRVGPVSDRDLAAAITKQLVAGGFSQSNVASRTGYRVVSEPLPRSVAEGLVATLAGRGFHSQIEPLGGDTVQLVFGIFNSQKEAETLSQRIAAAGYDAWVREGVVYTLQLGPYPQSSVDAITGIVKSGAPGAAVTADPVP
- a CDS encoding sulfite oxidase; amino-acid sequence: MRGDDLLDEHTYNQVRGDQFVREQAKGAGLSRRRLLQILTAGAGAAAVGGVGLRAVDAQTPTDLVVKPTPPEFFYDLGSNKEMRWEVMYTRGYVVPNELFFVRDHSRSARLDAASWRLRVEGSGVSSPREFTYNEILALPSVSVMRFVECAGNGRSFFEAPYGKKAQGGQWKLGAVGVAEWTGVPLREVLDRAGLKRTAQDVMPEGLDELKVRRPMPIAKALADDTLLVYAMNGQTLPPDHGFPVRVLVPGWIGVANIKWVGRIEVSEQPLSSAWNTESYILIGPGYHPNPPAKGPVLTLQNVKSAFELPWDAELPAGRRLLRGRSWSSHGKIAKVEVSLDREITWREARLREPNIAQAWVRWDLDWDARPGGYSLRARATDERGNRQPATVPWNDQGYLYGGVVGHPLTVR